A genomic region of Gemmata massiliana contains the following coding sequences:
- a CDS encoding MFS transporter produces the protein MSTPDSALSSPHSSSPWRWWVCGAMMFATLLNYMDRQVLPQIATELKSAYNLDDARYGQIAGNFAYAFALGSIFFGFVADRIGPRLLYPIVLIGWSLAGLATPMMRDQALTIRFEQPGEPGSGPYYWLLYCRTLLGFFEAGHWPCALLTARQILTTRDRPLGNGLLQSGASLGAILVPLYVMAVRNLGGGWEVAFWTIGAAGLLWVPVWLILVRRGSLDQAPPVETSENEGEYFPPAPVSIPEAPFQWGQFIRIYLTLFAVILGISASWQFIREWLPKFLKESQGFSADAADVIVPVYYIAAELGCFAAGLLVRWLVARGREVHSARVTGYAVFALVTASAALAPLVGGWFGVGLIVLAGAGILGLHPYYYALAQELPAKHMALLSGILAAAGWFAVGKLQEVMGVRIKETGNYNIGFYIAGLTPMAGLIALLVLWKSAPQHERRDEVT, from the coding sequence ATGAGTACCCCCGACTCCGCACTCAGTTCCCCCCACTCTTCGTCGCCTTGGAGGTGGTGGGTGTGCGGGGCGATGATGTTCGCCACGCTCCTGAACTACATGGACCGGCAGGTTCTGCCACAAATCGCCACGGAGCTGAAAAGCGCGTACAACCTCGACGACGCCCGGTACGGTCAGATCGCCGGGAACTTCGCCTACGCCTTCGCGCTCGGGTCCATTTTCTTCGGCTTCGTCGCCGACCGGATCGGCCCGCGCCTGCTGTACCCGATCGTACTCATCGGGTGGTCGCTCGCGGGACTCGCGACTCCGATGATGCGCGATCAAGCCCTGACGATCCGGTTCGAGCAACCTGGTGAGCCGGGGAGCGGTCCATACTACTGGCTGCTGTACTGTCGCACGCTCCTCGGGTTCTTCGAGGCCGGGCACTGGCCCTGTGCTCTGTTAACAGCCCGACAGATCCTCACGACACGGGACCGACCGCTCGGTAACGGCTTGCTACAAAGCGGGGCCTCACTCGGTGCGATTCTGGTTCCGCTGTACGTGATGGCGGTGCGGAACCTCGGCGGCGGGTGGGAAGTCGCATTCTGGACGATTGGGGCCGCCGGGTTGTTGTGGGTTCCGGTTTGGCTCATACTCGTGCGCCGCGGATCGCTCGATCAAGCCCCGCCGGTCGAAACGAGCGAAAACGAAGGCGAGTACTTCCCACCCGCCCCTGTCTCCATTCCAGAAGCACCGTTTCAATGGGGGCAGTTCATTCGCATCTATCTCACGCTGTTCGCGGTCATCCTGGGGATCAGTGCGAGCTGGCAGTTCATTCGCGAGTGGCTCCCGAAGTTCCTGAAGGAATCGCAGGGGTTCTCGGCGGACGCGGCCGACGTGATCGTCCCGGTTTACTACATCGCGGCAGAACTCGGGTGCTTCGCGGCCGGGCTGCTCGTGCGGTGGCTGGTGGCCCGTGGGCGCGAGGTCCATTCCGCGCGCGTCACGGGCTACGCGGTGTTCGCGCTCGTCACGGCATCTGCGGCGCTCGCGCCTCTCGTTGGCGGATGGTTCGGTGTGGGGCTGATTGTTCTGGCCGGCGCCGGAATTCTCGGGCTGCACCCGTACTACTACGCGCTCGCGCAAGAGCTACCGGCCAAGCACATGGCCCTGCTCTCGGGAATTCTCGCGGCGGCCGGCTGGTTCGCGGTCGGGAAGTTACAAGAAGTGATGGGCGTCCGCATCAAAGAGACGGGGAACTACAACATCGGCTTCTACATCGCGGGGCTGACCCCGATGGCGGGGCTTATCGCGCTGCTCGTGTTGTGGAAATCGGCGCCACAGCACGAGCGGCGCGACGAGGTCACTTGA
- a CDS encoding DUF1559 family PulG-like putative transporter — protein sequence MISPVSSFGYAQSLKRRTAFTLIELLVVIAIIAILIGLLLPAVQKVRSAAARLQSQNNVKQIMLANHSFHDANGIIPPLSAIAVPGSGQPVSGYFWILPYIEQDNVYKLGIANGGAWPAPGANTEADRRAGLSASAKKIKTYLSPRDPSNAPDTWTEGNGGTWAHCSYGMNHAVYGTPVDPVAGVNNINLVTKGNGRLTLTSMTDGTSNTVGVAEQYAICGPSSNSTDNMNHKLWAYNLTWYYIQGPYFDTRLMTSTGTTITATSTSAPPQMQPTLAACDPYRVQAIDGICVVGMLDGSVRGVTSGVDQTSWCRALWPADGLVIGNF from the coding sequence ATGATCTCTCCTGTCTCTTCCTTCGGTTACGCGCAGTCATTGAAACGACGAACCGCCTTTACACTCATCGAGTTGCTCGTCGTGATCGCGATTATTGCGATCCTGATCGGCCTGCTCCTGCCGGCCGTTCAAAAGGTGCGGAGCGCAGCGGCCCGGCTCCAGAGCCAGAACAACGTCAAGCAGATCATGCTGGCGAATCACAGCTTCCACGACGCGAACGGGATCATTCCGCCACTGTCGGCCATCGCCGTCCCCGGTAGTGGTCAACCGGTGTCGGGGTACTTCTGGATCCTCCCGTACATCGAGCAGGACAACGTGTACAAACTCGGCATCGCCAACGGCGGGGCTTGGCCGGCTCCGGGTGCCAACACCGAGGCCGATCGTCGGGCTGGGCTGTCGGCGAGCGCGAAAAAGATCAAGACGTACCTGTCGCCGCGGGATCCGTCCAACGCGCCGGACACGTGGACCGAGGGCAACGGTGGAACCTGGGCGCACTGTAGTTACGGCATGAACCACGCCGTGTACGGCACGCCCGTCGATCCCGTCGCCGGCGTCAACAACATCAACCTCGTGACGAAGGGGAACGGGCGCCTCACCCTGACCTCCATGACGGACGGCACGTCGAACACGGTTGGGGTCGCGGAGCAGTACGCGATCTGCGGGCCGAGCAGCAATTCGACCGACAACATGAACCACAAACTGTGGGCGTACAACCTCACGTGGTACTACATTCAGGGGCCATACTTCGATACGCGCCTGATGACCAGCACGGGTACCACAATCACCGCCACCTCGACGTCGGCCCCGCCCCAAATGCAGCCGACGCTCGCCGCGTGTGACCCGTACCGGGTGCAGGCCATCGACGGCATTTGCGTCGTCGGTATGTTGGACGGCAGCGTCCGCGGCGTGACCTCGGGCGTCGATCAGACGAGTTGGTGCCGCGCCCTCTGGCCGGCGGACGGCCTCGTTATTGGCAATTTCTGA